Proteins from one Patescibacteria group bacterium genomic window:
- a CDS encoding fibronectin type III domain-containing protein yields MNKIKSLLSILTFLTSILIPQTRVQALASLDQVCSNGVAGNPDVSFLSHEPAQIFVPTKHTLDAISVYLKTEIGGTSRVRAQVLNATTSPGQIITDKTQEVTSTASWVIFDFPDVSMPTGMYAIILSDMDLNGHTVWYHGESACYARGYAAINNIPDLNFDFGFAVYASDPANPQNPAPNTNSNSSNSTNPQYNSQAGTGAAPASQTSSTILPPSKLNAKDVEFDYGGSILLTWFPSKSQNIDGYKLFRSQNSNGPFSEIARTPAMVGGFIDKNATTSITYYYIVRAYKGSLESANSNLASLASSNDLEAIINDYKQSQGLFGGGMLPGAVLAIVVVLGLIFFFVVVMVVGYVIFFRKKSTPTPQPVAATPPPTVIEKEPELKNKTKK; encoded by the coding sequence ATGAATAAAATTAAATCATTATTATCAATCTTAACTTTTTTAACCTCAATTCTAATACCCCAGACTCGAGTTCAAGCCTTAGCAAGCCTTGACCAGGTTTGTTCGAATGGCGTGGCTGGCAACCCCGATGTTTCATTTTTAAGTCATGAACCGGCGCAAATTTTTGTGCCCACCAAACATACCCTTGATGCAATTTCGGTTTATCTTAAAACTGAAATTGGCGGTACTTCCAGAGTTAGGGCACAGGTTTTAAACGCCACCACCTCGCCCGGACAAATTATTACTGATAAAACCCAAGAAGTCACCAGTACTGCTTCGTGGGTTATTTTTGATTTTCCAGACGTCAGCATGCCGACCGGCATGTATGCAATTATTTTGTCGGATATGGATTTAAACGGTCACACCGTTTGGTACCACGGCGAATCTGCCTGTTATGCTCGAGGTTACGCGGCGATTAATAATATTCCTGATTTGAATTTTGATTTTGGTTTTGCCGTTTATGCTTCTGATCCTGCCAATCCCCAAAATCCAGCTCCAAATACGAATTCAAATTCAAGCAATTCAACCAATCCTCAATATAATTCACAAGCCGGCACCGGTGCCGCGCCAGCAAGTCAAACTAGCTCAACAATTTTACCACCTTCAAAATTAAACGCCAAAGATGTTGAATTTGATTATGGCGGTTCTATTTTATTAACCTGGTTTCCTTCAAAATCTCAAAATATTGATGGCTATAAGCTATTTAGAAGTCAAAATTCAAACGGCCCGTTTAGCGAAATCGCTCGCACACCAGCGATGGTGGGCGGTTTTATCGATAAAAATGCCACCACCAGCATTACCTATTATTATATAGTAAGAGCCTACAAAGGATCTTTGGAATCTGCAAATTCAAATCTTGCCAGTCTCGCATCCTCAAATGATTTAGAGGCAATAATTAACGACTATAAACAAAGCCAGGGCTTATTTGGTGGTGGGATGTTACCGGGCGCAGTTTTAGCCATCGTGGTGGTCTTGGGATTAATCTTCTTTTTCGTGGTGGTAATGGTTGTAGGTTATGTGATCTTTTTTAGAAAAAAATCCACTCCAACTCCTCAGCCGGTCGCGGCAACTCCTCCGCCAACCGTGATCGAAAAAGAACCTGAATTAAAAAATAAGACTAAAAAATAG
- a CDS encoding NUDIX domain-containing protein, producing MATKAFIVFNNKVLILKESSQYQDGVNTGKYDVVGGRVKPGERFDLSLLREIKEEAGLNVKIGRPFYVNEWRPIVKGKTWQIVGTFFECFAKSDKVKLSQDHDDFKWINPHDFRKYPLINNLIPAFKSFIRPKRVKK from the coding sequence GTGGCGACGAAAGCGTTTATTGTCTTTAATAATAAAGTTCTGATTTTGAAAGAATCTTCTCAATATCAAGACGGCGTAAACACTGGCAAATATGATGTTGTTGGCGGCAGGGTAAAGCCGGGAGAACGATTTGATTTAAGTCTACTTCGAGAAATCAAAGAGGAAGCCGGGCTTAATGTAAAAATTGGGCGCCCCTTTTATGTTAATGAATGGCGACCAATCGTTAAAGGAAAAACTTGGCAAATTGTTGGTACCTTTTTTGAATGCTTCGCAAAATCCGATAAAGTAAAATTAAGCCAAGATCATGATGATTTTAAATGGATTAATCCGCATGATTTTAGAAAATACCCACTGATTAATAATTTAATCCCCGCTTTTAAAAGTTTTATCCGCCCAAAAAGAGTAAAAAAATAA
- a CDS encoding ferric reductase-like transmembrane domain-containing protein: protein MRTTTSTNISLQPPSESTTPQQPHQSNIDWKYQFQQYGAAFVVAVISFVALSVYLFYRRGYYDLYIANKVFAGVATVLIGIVILIGPGSRFFSFPDHYVQYRKELGIMAFFLALTHSIVSFFFLQDKFPVQKFLSADWWPFIFGLTATIILITIFFISNNRAMMVLGREKWWRLQYWGVRLAFAFILLHVFIMKWSGWVKWYQIGGSKELVHPEWPGAGLLVGWFMVLVVFIRLAEFVGPRFGRAACYISAVVLPFIYIATFWWGRQFIE from the coding sequence ATGAGAACTACTACTTCTACAAATATTTCCCTCCAGCCACCATCTGAATCAACGACACCTCAGCAGCCGCATCAGTCAAATATTGATTGGAAGTATCAATTTCAGCAGTATGGTGCGGCATTTGTGGTTGCCGTAATTTCGTTTGTTGCTTTATCGGTCTATCTTTTCTATCGCCGCGGATACTACGATTTATATATTGCCAATAAAGTTTTCGCTGGAGTGGCCACAGTGCTTATCGGCATTGTTATTCTTATTGGTCCTGGAAGTCGTTTTTTTTCCTTCCCTGATCATTATGTTCAATACCGAAAAGAATTGGGAATCATGGCTTTTTTTCTGGCATTGACTCATAGTATCGTTTCATTTTTCTTTTTGCAGGACAAGTTTCCTGTGCAGAAATTTTTGAGTGCGGACTGGTGGCCGTTTATCTTCGGTCTCACGGCTACCATCATTCTTATTACAATTTTCTTTATCTCTAATAATCGGGCGATGATGGTACTCGGCAGAGAAAAATGGTGGCGGTTGCAATACTGGGGCGTGCGTCTTGCTTTTGCTTTTATTCTTCTTCACGTTTTTATTATGAAGTGGAGTGGATGGGTAAAATGGTACCAAATTGGTGGGAGTAAAGAGTTAGTGCATCCGGAATGGCCCGGCGCGGGTCTTCTGGTGGGCTGGTTTATGGTCTTGGTGGTTTTTATACGCTTAGCTGAATTCGTCGGTCCGAGATTTGGACGCGCGGCCTGTTATATAAGTGCCGTTGTGCTACCATTTATTTACATTGCAACCTTCTGGTGGGGAAGACAATTTATTGAATAA
- a CDS encoding hemerythrin domain-containing protein, which produces MSNHCHHHNCIEELKSDHQNILKHVDDLEAVINQPTINHAKIKEFLHFTETFAEPHHQKEEQVLFPALEKKGIPNEGGPIGIMLVEHVTKRNYLTKMREALQENDETKLKKNTQAMISLLKDHIFKENNTLYPCAQDVFSKEELVNLASQCEKIKVKK; this is translated from the coding sequence ATGTCTAATCATTGTCATCACCACAATTGCATAGAAGAATTAAAATCAGATCATCAAAATATTCTGAAACACGTCGATGATTTAGAAGCAGTTATTAATCAGCCAACAATTAATCATGCAAAAATTAAAGAATTTTTACACTTTACTGAAACATTTGCCGAACCTCATCATCAAAAAGAGGAACAAGTTTTATTCCCAGCCCTAGAAAAGAAAGGTATACCAAACGAGGGCGGGCCTATCGGCATAATGCTTGTGGAACATGTAACTAAAAGAAATTATCTTACTAAAATGAGAGAAGCTTTGCAGGAAAATGATGAAACTAAACTCAAGAAAAATACTCAAGCCATGATTTCTCTTTTGAAGGATCATATTTTTAAGGAAAACAACACTTTATATCCTTGCGCCCAGGATGTGTTCAGCAAAGAAGAGTTGGTTAATCTCGCCTCACAATGCGAAAAAATTAAAGTTAAGAAATGA
- a CDS encoding helix-turn-helix transcriptional regulator translates to MTSGKIISENIKKLRAKLGLTQDDLAKKADIKYTTLTKVESGAVNKPSVQTMAEIAKALGVSIEDLIK, encoded by the coding sequence ATGACAAGTGGAAAAATTATCAGCGAAAACATTAAGAAACTACGAGCCAAACTTGGCTTAACGCAAGACGATTTAGCCAAGAAGGCGGATATTAAATATACAACGCTTACAAAAGTGGAAAGCGGTGCAGTTAATAAGCCAAGCGTTCAAACTATGGCGGAAATTGCCAAAGCATTGGGAGTTTCAATCGAGGATTTAATTAAATAA